A stretch of the Nitratifractor salsuginis DSM 16511 genome encodes the following:
- a CDS encoding energy-coupling factor ABC transporter ATP-binding protein yields MAFAYEERQVIESLSFGIEPGEKVALLGCNGSGKSTLLRLLAGLYLPKGGRYFFQNKKMDKKRIDASIRSQIGILFQNPESMLFNPTVFDEIAFSLREFGYDDIERRVEEIAEQFGLEELLGLNPLKLSGGEKQKVMLAAILVYGPDLLLLDEPTAAMDPATTGWFIDQLLEWQTTLVLATHDLSVAYETCERALVLAPGGQLLYDGPMEPLLKDYDLLVKANLIHKHRHRHKRFIHSHYHLHEG; encoded by the coding sequence ATGGCTTTTGCCTACGAAGAGCGACAGGTGATCGAAAGCCTGAGTTTTGGAATCGAGCCGGGAGAGAAGGTGGCGCTTCTGGGGTGCAACGGCAGCGGAAAATCGACGCTTTTGCGTCTGTTGGCCGGGCTCTATCTCCCCAAAGGGGGCCGATATTTTTTCCAAAACAAAAAGATGGACAAGAAGCGCATCGATGCCTCGATCCGTTCCCAGATAGGTATTTTGTTCCAAAATCCGGAGAGTATGCTTTTCAACCCGACGGTCTTCGATGAAATCGCCTTTTCCCTGCGGGAATTCGGATACGACGATATCGAGCGGCGTGTGGAGGAGATCGCCGAACAATTCGGCCTCGAAGAGTTGCTCGGACTCAATCCCCTCAAACTCAGCGGCGGAGAGAAGCAGAAAGTGATGCTCGCCGCCATTCTTGTTTACGGACCGGATCTGTTGTTGCTGGATGAGCCGACGGCGGCGATGGACCCGGCCACCACCGGATGGTTTATCGATCAGCTGCTGGAGTGGCAGACGACACTGGTGCTGGCCACCCACGATTTGAGTGTCGCTTACGAGACCTGTGAGCGGGCCTTGGTCTTGGCTCCCGGGGGACAACTGCTCTACGATGGGCCGATGGAGCCGCTTTTGAAAGATTATGACTTGCTGGTCAAAGCCAATCTCATCCACAAGCACCGACACCGCCACAAACGGTTTATCCATTCCCATTATCATCTACACGAAGGATAG
- the hypB gene encoding hydrogenase nickel incorporation protein HypB encodes MCKDCGCSLTGHEHHEHHHEHHSHEHQKAHEHLHHNPQLNDAKTISVIQKILDKNDHEAAHNRAHLDAHNVLGINLMSSPGSGKTTLLEKMAEMAPFKFGVIEGDLETNRDADRLRAKGVPAHQITTGSACHLDAFMVHKGLHEMPLDELDVCFVENVGNLVCPASYDVGTHLNIVLVSVPEGSDKIEKYPVMFRQADLVLITKTDLLPYFDYDIEHEKAEARKIKPGVDILEVNIKEPETIERVIEWIEFKRKMR; translated from the coding sequence ATGTGTAAAGACTGCGGCTGTTCCCTCACAGGACACGAACATCACGAACATCATCACGAGCACCATTCACACGAGCATCAGAAGGCCCACGAGCATCTGCACCACAATCCCCAGCTCAATGATGCCAAGACCATTTCGGTGATCCAGAAGATCCTGGACAAAAACGACCACGAAGCGGCCCACAACCGCGCCCATCTGGATGCCCACAATGTGCTAGGGATCAATCTGATGAGTTCCCCGGGCAGCGGCAAAACGACGCTTCTAGAGAAGATGGCCGAAATGGCCCCCTTCAAGTTCGGTGTGATCGAAGGGGATTTGGAGACCAACCGGGACGCCGACCGCCTGAGGGCCAAAGGGGTTCCGGCCCATCAGATCACCACGGGAAGCGCGTGCCATCTGGATGCCTTTATGGTGCACAAGGGGCTTCACGAAATGCCTCTGGATGAGCTGGATGTCTGTTTCGTGGAGAATGTAGGCAATCTGGTCTGCCCCGCCAGCTACGATGTGGGGACCCACCTCAACATCGTCCTGGTCAGCGTCCCCGAAGGGAGCGACAAGATCGAGAAGTATCCGGTGATGTTCCGCCAGGCCGACCTGGTGCTTATCACCAAAACCGATCTGCTGCCCTATTTCGATTATGACATCGAGCACGAAAAAGCCGAAGCGCGCAAGATTAAACCGGGTGTCGATATTCTGGAGGTTAACATCAAGGAGCCAGAGACAATCGAGCGGGTGATCGAGTGGATCGAATTCAAGCGCAAAATGCGTTAA
- a CDS encoding HypC/HybG/HupF family hydrogenase formation chaperone — protein MCLSIPSKVVKIDKEKATAVVDTMGVQREVGIDFIEDEVKIGDYVLIHIGFAMNIISEEEALASIETYKEILALMDEEERQRAILEGDQCEGGGSA, from the coding sequence ATGTGTCTATCCATTCCCAGTAAAGTGGTCAAGATCGACAAAGAGAAAGCCACCGCCGTCGTCGATACGATGGGGGTGCAGCGTGAAGTGGGGATCGATTTCATCGAAGACGAGGTCAAGATCGGCGATTATGTCCTCATTCACATCGGTTTCGCGATGAACATTATCAGCGAAGAGGAGGCCCTGGCCTCCATCGAAACCTACAAAGAGATTTTGGCCCTGATGGACGAGGAGGAGCGCCAAAGGGCGATTCTGGAGGGGGATCAGTGCGAGGGAGGAGGGAGCGCTTGA
- the hypD gene encoding hydrogenase formation protein HypD — protein MNLTLKNLYDDFRDPKTIKALAELITQEAEKLDRPVNIMEVCGGHTHTIMKYGLKQLLPEKIRFIHGPGCPVCIMPKERIDHAYILAQQPDVILVTLGDMIKVPGSKGSLQQARSQGADVRFVYSPLDALKIARENPEKRVIFFAIGFETTTPMTAALIDRAEKLGVTNLLYHINHVTVPEVMRELIDSRDEHIDSYNNRIDAFIGPSHVSVIAGAKIYREFPERYGRPVVVSGFEPVDVMEGVLMLVRQFTQGRCELEIQYRRSVTMEGNLSAQRQIDKFFEKRELFKWRGLGNIPHSALKLREAYAHLDAEKVYGEQLPVEEIEDHKLCICGDILRGMAEPTECQVFGTACTPSKPLGSCMVSSEGACAAYYKYGDLLQRRSDR, from the coding sequence TTGAACCTGACACTGAAAAACCTCTATGACGACTTCCGGGACCCCAAAACCATCAAGGCTTTGGCGGAGCTGATCACCCAGGAGGCGGAGAAACTCGATCGACCGGTGAACATTATGGAGGTCTGCGGCGGCCATACCCACACCATTATGAAGTATGGGCTCAAGCAGCTATTGCCCGAGAAGATCCGCTTTATCCACGGCCCGGGATGCCCGGTCTGCATTATGCCCAAGGAGCGGATCGACCACGCCTACATCCTGGCGCAGCAGCCTGATGTGATCCTGGTGACCCTGGGGGATATGATCAAAGTCCCCGGCTCCAAAGGCTCTTTGCAGCAGGCGCGCAGCCAGGGGGCGGATGTGCGCTTTGTCTATTCGCCGCTGGATGCCCTCAAGATCGCCCGGGAAAATCCCGAAAAAAGGGTCATCTTCTTCGCCATCGGATTCGAGACCACCACCCCGATGACGGCGGCGCTGATCGATCGGGCGGAAAAGCTGGGAGTGACAAACCTTCTTTATCATATCAACCATGTCACCGTGCCGGAGGTGATGCGCGAATTGATCGACAGCCGCGACGAACATATCGACAGCTACAACAACCGCATCGACGCCTTCATCGGCCCCAGCCACGTCAGCGTGATCGCCGGCGCCAAGATTTACCGGGAGTTCCCCGAGCGCTACGGCCGGCCGGTGGTGGTCAGCGGCTTCGAACCGGTAGATGTGATGGAGGGGGTCTTGATGCTGGTGCGTCAATTCACCCAGGGGCGCTGCGAGCTGGAGATCCAATACAGGCGAAGCGTCACGATGGAGGGTAACCTCTCCGCCCAGCGCCAGATCGACAAATTTTTCGAGAAGAGAGAACTCTTCAAATGGCGGGGCCTGGGAAATATCCCCCACAGCGCCCTCAAGCTCAGAGAGGCTTACGCCCACCTGGATGCGGAGAAGGTTTACGGCGAACAGTTACCGGTGGAGGAGATCGAGGATCACAAGCTCTGCATCTGCGGGGATATCCTACGGGGGATGGCCGAGCCTACCGAATGCCAAGTCTTCGGCACCGCCTGCACCCCCTCCAAGCCCCTGGGCAGCTGTATGGTCAGCAGCGAGGGGGCCTGTGCGGCCTACTACAAATACGGTGATCTTCTACAACGACGGAGCGATCGATGA
- the hypE gene encoding hydrogenase expression/formation protein HypE produces MKKTITLAQGNGGAENHALIKEIFWRHLGNEILDRGEDAAVLEALERPAFTTDSFTISPLFFPGGDIGKLSVCGTCNDLAMMGAQPRYLSLSVVIEEGFELRMLEKIVRSIKKELPHNDALIVSGDTKVVPRGTVDGLFITTSGIGERRCEGIGISQIQPGDAIVVSRDIGRHGAAIFAAREGMELESALESDCASLWPQVASLLEAGIKPHALRDATRGGLAAVLNEWAEANNLCIEVEEEEIPVSNEVRGICELLGFEPAFLANEGTFVLALDPADVPLALEILEAFPGGEEAMRIGEVKGDYPGKVVLNSPWGTRRFLDWPTGELLPRIC; encoded by the coding sequence ATGAAAAAAACAATTACCCTGGCACAGGGAAACGGCGGCGCGGAGAACCACGCCCTGATCAAAGAGATCTTCTGGCGCCATCTGGGCAACGAGATACTCGACCGCGGGGAAGATGCGGCGGTTTTGGAAGCGTTGGAACGCCCCGCCTTCACCACCGACAGCTTTACCATCTCTCCCCTCTTTTTCCCCGGCGGGGATATCGGGAAGCTGAGTGTCTGCGGCACCTGCAACGATCTGGCGATGATGGGGGCGCAGCCGCGTTACCTTTCCCTTTCGGTCGTGATCGAAGAGGGCTTCGAGCTGCGCATGCTGGAGAAGATCGTCCGATCGATCAAAAAGGAGCTGCCCCACAACGACGCCCTTATCGTCAGCGGCGATACCAAGGTGGTGCCCCGCGGAACCGTGGATGGGCTCTTCATCACCACCAGCGGGATCGGGGAACGCCGATGCGAGGGGATCGGCATCAGCCAAATTCAGCCAGGCGACGCGATTGTCGTCAGCCGGGATATCGGACGCCACGGAGCGGCGATCTTCGCGGCCAGGGAGGGGATGGAGCTCGAGAGCGCTTTGGAGAGTGACTGCGCCTCCCTCTGGCCCCAGGTGGCCTCCCTCCTGGAGGCGGGGATCAAACCCCACGCCCTGCGCGACGCCACCCGAGGAGGGCTGGCAGCGGTGCTCAACGAGTGGGCCGAAGCCAACAATCTCTGCATCGAAGTGGAGGAAGAGGAGATCCCCGTCAGCAACGAAGTACGGGGGATCTGTGAACTTTTGGGCTTTGAACCCGCCTTCTTGGCCAATGAGGGGACCTTCGTTCTGGCGCTGGATCCTGCCGATGTGCCCCTGGCGCTGGAGATCCTCGAAGCCTTCCCCGGCGGGGAAGAAGCGATGAGGATCGGGGAAGTCAAAGGAGACTACCCCGGCAAAGTGGTCCTCAACAGCCCCTGGGGAACCCGCCGTTTCCTCGACTGGCCCACCGGGGAGCTGCTGCCGAGGATCTGCTGA
- a CDS encoding hydrogenase maturation protein — MRVLLLVSAFNSLSQQVFCRLEDLDYEVSVEFARSEDLMEEAVKLWKPDLILCPYLMQKVPETIWQKTPTIIVHPGPPGDRGPSSLDWAVLRCERSWGVTLLQANEEMDGGDIWASGTFVMPEESTKGRIYRREVGVTTLHLIEELLHKFENPDFTPQPQGVLAPMHPPVRQGDRAIDWEREDTETILRKVNASDNHPGVKEELLGLEVYLYGAHREGELRGAPKEILAKRNGAVCLGTIDGAVWISHLKEPHRFKLPATYVLKERLKGIKERRIPLYVDPVLETFKEITFVQEGRIGYLGFDFYNGAMSAEQCIRLKYAVETLWDEVDLLVLTGGPNFFSNGIHLTILEESKKQGEDGWSNINAMNNLIEAILFSDDILTVASFGANAGAGGVFLGLACDFAVAREGVVLNPHYKTMGLSGSEYHSYTLSKRVGEERAKELLEACLPVSAKRAEELGMIDALLEAEGYDEALKIWCRELLADEDRYYDLLDEKRERLERDREHIDACKEAELKRMHPEFWDPESDFHRLRHDFVYKVCPTRAPDRIARHRREESQCTNTP; from the coding sequence ATGCGGGTCCTTCTGCTTGTCTCCGCCTTCAACTCCCTGAGCCAGCAGGTCTTTTGCCGCCTGGAGGATCTGGACTACGAGGTGAGCGTGGAGTTTGCTCGCAGTGAAGATTTGATGGAAGAGGCGGTGAAGCTCTGGAAACCGGATCTGATCCTCTGCCCCTATCTGATGCAAAAGGTTCCCGAGACGATCTGGCAAAAGACTCCCACCATTATCGTGCATCCCGGACCGCCGGGAGATCGGGGCCCCAGCTCCCTGGATTGGGCGGTACTGCGCTGTGAGCGCTCCTGGGGAGTGACCCTTTTGCAAGCCAACGAAGAGATGGACGGGGGCGACATTTGGGCCTCGGGTACTTTCGTAATGCCCGAAGAGAGCACCAAGGGGCGTATCTATCGGCGTGAAGTGGGGGTGACGACCCTGCACCTCATCGAAGAGCTCCTTCATAAGTTCGAAAACCCCGATTTCACACCGCAGCCCCAGGGAGTCTTGGCGCCGATGCATCCCCCCGTCCGCCAGGGGGATCGGGCAATCGACTGGGAGCGGGAAGATACCGAGACGATCCTTCGCAAGGTCAACGCTTCGGACAATCACCCCGGCGTCAAAGAAGAACTCCTGGGATTGGAGGTCTATCTCTACGGCGCCCACAGAGAGGGGGAGCTTCGGGGCGCTCCCAAGGAGATCCTTGCCAAGCGCAACGGAGCTGTCTGTCTGGGGACGATCGATGGGGCGGTATGGATCAGCCACCTCAAAGAACCTCACCGCTTCAAACTTCCGGCGACCTATGTACTCAAAGAGCGGCTCAAAGGGATCAAAGAGCGGCGCATCCCCCTCTATGTCGATCCGGTGCTGGAGACCTTCAAAGAGATCACCTTCGTCCAAGAGGGGCGCATTGGCTATCTGGGCTTCGATTTCTACAACGGGGCAATGAGTGCCGAACAGTGCATTCGTCTCAAATATGCTGTCGAAACTCTGTGGGATGAGGTGGATCTGCTGGTACTCACCGGCGGGCCCAACTTTTTCAGCAACGGGATCCACCTGACGATCCTCGAAGAGAGCAAGAAGCAGGGGGAGGACGGTTGGAGCAACATCAACGCGATGAACAATCTTATTGAGGCGATCCTCTTCTCCGACGATATCCTCACCGTGGCGAGCTTCGGCGCCAATGCGGGGGCCGGCGGGGTCTTCCTGGGCCTGGCCTGCGATTTTGCTGTGGCCAGAGAAGGGGTAGTGCTCAATCCCCACTACAAAACGATGGGCTTAAGCGGCAGCGAATACCACAGCTACACTCTGTCCAAGCGGGTGGGAGAGGAAAGAGCCAAAGAACTCCTGGAAGCCTGTCTTCCCGTAAGCGCCAAAAGAGCCGAAGAGCTGGGGATGATCGATGCCCTTTTGGAAGCGGAGGGATATGACGAAGCCCTTAAAATCTGGTGCCGAGAACTGCTTGCCGATGAGGACCGCTACTACGATCTTTTGGATGAAAAACGGGAGCGTCTGGAGCGGGACCGTGAGCACATCGATGCCTGCAAAGAGGCGGAGCTGAAGCGGATGCACCCGGAGTTTTGGGACCCCGAGAGCGATTTTCACCGCCTGCGCCACGATTTTGTCTACAAGGTCTGCCCGACGCGGGCCCCTGATAGAATCGCACGCCATAGAAGAGAGGAGAGTCAATGCACGAATACTCCATAG
- the hypA gene encoding hydrogenase maturation nickel metallochaperone HypA, with protein MHEYSIVQALLDQCEEHAAKHGAEKIVKVVTKIGVLSGVEPDLLQTAFDTFKEGTICEEAEFVMNIQPLVIYCRACQKESTLEELVMACPECGSLETNLLDGEDMYLMSLEME; from the coding sequence ATGCACGAATACTCCATAGTCCAGGCACTGCTCGATCAGTGCGAAGAGCACGCCGCCAAACACGGGGCCGAAAAGATCGTCAAGGTCGTTACGAAAATCGGCGTACTTAGCGGGGTGGAGCCCGATCTCCTTCAGACCGCTTTCGATACCTTCAAGGAGGGGACGATCTGCGAAGAGGCGGAGTTCGTGATGAACATTCAGCCTTTGGTCATCTATTGTCGAGCGTGTCAAAAAGAGTCTACTCTGGAAGAGCTGGTGATGGCCTGTCCCGAGTGCGGGAGCCTCGAGACCAATCTGCTCGACGGGGAGGATATGTATCTGATGAGTCTGGAGATGGAGTAG
- a CDS encoding L,D-transpeptidase, translated as MRRILMGWMVVMTVFLFGANDGTRVIPLGKTRFKVIDKAGKEKIVDLRGKDFIVISLREKGADGAAYAVDGDGVVWWAASISSGAKGHETPSGIFPVLRKERYHMSKQHPDPKGVNNMDFSLFFTNRGHALHMGNTNAMSHGCIHVGEKGASAMFKWATPVTKVVVTREHYLPYVYHDLGKAGYRVTKKTPQYIRNYLKTMKPVAPSVEDQIPVPAKKEDNRSKKHSGDMF; from the coding sequence ATGAGACGGATTTTAATGGGATGGATGGTCGTGATGACGGTTTTTCTTTTTGGAGCCAATGACGGCACGCGGGTGATCCCCCTGGGTAAAACCCGATTCAAAGTGATCGACAAGGCGGGAAAAGAGAAGATCGTGGATCTCAGAGGCAAAGACTTTATCGTCATCTCTCTCCGGGAGAAGGGGGCGGACGGTGCGGCCTATGCGGTGGATGGAGACGGTGTGGTCTGGTGGGCCGCTTCGATCTCTTCGGGGGCGAAGGGGCACGAGACCCCTTCGGGGATCTTCCCGGTTCTGCGAAAAGAGCGCTACCATATGTCCAAACAGCACCCTGACCCCAAAGGGGTGAACAATATGGATTTCTCACTCTTCTTCACCAACCGGGGGCATGCCCTGCATATGGGGAATACCAACGCCATGAGCCACGGCTGCATTCACGTGGGAGAAAAGGGAGCCTCGGCGATGTTCAAATGGGCGACCCCCGTTACCAAGGTAGTGGTGACCCGGGAGCATTATCTGCCCTATGTCTATCACGATCTGGGCAAAGCGGGTTACCGGGTGACCAAAAAAACCCCTCAATATATCCGGAACTATCTCAAGACGATGAAACCGGTAGCCCCCAGCGTCGAAGATCAGATTCCTGTCCCGGCAAAAAAAGAGGATAATCGGTCAAAAAAGCATTCGGGAGATATGTTTTAG
- a CDS encoding peroxiredoxin, translated as MACDQPTQAQEGQTQTTKEVTMEENVQSQAGVLVLKNMPEFKAEAFNAETGHYTEVSSEDYKGKWTVVCFYPADFTFVCPTEIAAMNAHLDIIKGELGCEVLAVSTDTKFSHKRFVETEPLLKGLKMTIAADPTHDMSRKFGVLIEDAGIALRGRFLINPDGVIVAEEVQAPPVGRNVKEFIRQIQAHQHAYKTGEVCPAGWRPGKKTLPVNTDVEPMTGRVGDYITLEEILAD; from the coding sequence ATGGCATGTGATCAACCCACCCAAGCCCAAGAGGGTCAAACCCAAACCACCAAGGAGGTTACTATGGAAGAGAATGTACAAAGCCAGGCCGGAGTTCTGGTCCTGAAGAATATGCCCGAGTTCAAGGCTGAAGCCTTCAATGCCGAGACCGGACATTACACCGAAGTAAGCAGCGAAGATTATAAAGGCAAGTGGACAGTCGTCTGCTTCTATCCTGCAGACTTTACCTTCGTCTGCCCCACCGAGATCGCGGCGATGAACGCTCACCTCGATATCATCAAGGGAGAGCTGGGCTGTGAAGTCCTGGCGGTCTCCACCGACACCAAGTTCAGCCACAAGCGCTTCGTCGAGACCGAGCCTCTGCTCAAAGGTCTCAAAATGACCATCGCAGCTGACCCCACCCACGATATGAGCCGCAAATTCGGCGTCCTGATCGAAGATGCCGGTATCGCACTGCGGGGCCGCTTCCTGATCAACCCCGATGGCGTCATTGTGGCTGAGGAGGTTCAGGCTCCCCCGGTCGGCCGGAACGTCAAAGAGTTCATTCGCCAGATCCAGGCGCATCAGCATGCCTACAAGACCGGTGAAGTCTGCCCCGCAGGCTGGAGACCCGGCAAAAAGACTCTGCCTGTCAATACCGACGTCGAGCCGATGACCGGTCGGGTCGGTGACTACATCACCCTCGAAGAGATCCTGGCAGACTAA
- a CDS encoding ATP-binding protein: MDILDYFYDLKPVPNPFYPRKLQLPEEGSFYLHGPRSSGKTALILHWLQAFTPESWLYLDAQDPAFALEDIDTALLEGFLKEEGISLLVIDHWYEGFLERLPRVSRLVLVGRTPLPPSLSLPSFELFPLDYEEFLGFDRSSAPVQAFNRFIKLGTLPPLALETPASALLRMREFFYATFDDQESRLLLILARFQGRRITAHQIYTTAREYFRISKDWTYATLKRFEEEKLIYLLPDLEKGPGKKLILYDFIFTRYLNKYQPFPATFDAMVALALLKHQRPFAVAGSLGYRLEDRNELILPSPFEGEDQFWKRAQQLYPKFVKTEVGKVWVVTVSNRYRFSLGTIEFEAIPFYEWSILNE; encoded by the coding sequence ATGGATATTCTCGACTATTTTTACGATCTCAAACCGGTTCCCAACCCTTTCTACCCCCGCAAACTCCAACTCCCCGAAGAGGGTTCCTTTTACCTTCACGGGCCGAGATCCTCCGGGAAAACCGCATTGATCCTCCATTGGCTGCAGGCCTTCACCCCGGAATCCTGGCTCTACCTCGATGCCCAGGACCCGGCCTTTGCGCTGGAGGATATCGATACCGCTCTCCTGGAGGGTTTTCTCAAAGAGGAGGGGATCTCCCTTCTGGTCATCGACCATTGGTATGAAGGTTTTCTCGAACGCCTTCCCCGAGTCTCCCGTCTGGTACTGGTCGGCCGTACCCCCTTGCCCCCTTCTCTCTCACTGCCCTCTTTTGAACTCTTTCCCCTCGACTATGAAGAGTTCCTCGGCTTCGACCGGAGTTCGGCACCCGTGCAGGCCTTCAACCGGTTCATCAAGCTCGGCACCCTCCCCCCGCTCGCACTCGAAACCCCGGCATCCGCCCTATTGAGGATGCGGGAATTTTTCTATGCGACATTCGACGATCAGGAGAGTCGGCTTCTGCTCATCCTCGCCCGCTTCCAGGGCCGACGGATCACCGCCCACCAGATCTACACGACCGCCCGGGAGTATTTCAGAATTTCCAAGGATTGGACCTATGCCACGTTGAAGCGTTTCGAAGAGGAAAAGCTGATCTACCTTCTGCCGGATCTGGAGAAGGGGCCGGGGAAAAAGCTTATCTTGTATGATTTTATCTTCACCCGTTACCTCAACAAGTACCAACCCTTTCCGGCCACCTTTGACGCGATGGTGGCCCTGGCCCTGCTCAAACACCAACGCCCCTTCGCCGTGGCGGGCTCGTTGGGATACCGTTTGGAAGATAGGAACGAGCTGATTCTCCCTTCTCCTTTTGAAGGGGAAGACCAGTTTTGGAAACGCGCCCAGCAGCTCTATCCCAAATTCGTAAAAACAGAGGTGGGAAAAGTCTGGGTCGTCACCGTCTCCAACCGATATAGATTCAGTCTCGGTACGATCGAGTTTGAAGCCATCCCCTTTTATGAATGGAGCATACTCAATGAATGA
- the rpsJ gene encoding 30S ribosomal protein S10, which translates to MEKIRLKLKAYDHRVLDRSVASIVDAVRRTGAELRGPIPMPTKIKRYTVLRSPHINKDSREQFEIRIHSRMIDIVSATSETIDSLMKLDLAPEVEVEIRSMDK; encoded by the coding sequence ATGGAAAAAATCCGATTGAAGCTCAAAGCTTACGATCACCGTGTTCTCGACCGCTCCGTGGCCTCCATCGTGGATGCCGTCCGCCGCACCGGTGCCGAGCTTCGTGGCCCCATTCCGATGCCCACGAAGATCAAGCGCTACACCGTGCTGCGTTCGCCCCACATCAACAAGGACAGCCGTGAGCAGTTCGAGATCCGCATTCATTCCCGGATGATCGATATCGTCTCTGCCACCAGCGAGACCATCGATTCGCTGATGAAACTGGACCTGGCTCCCGAAGTGGAAGTCGAAATCCGGTCTATGGACAAGTAA
- the rplC gene encoding 50S ribosomal protein L3 translates to MEYIVEKIGMSRTIDVPSVPVTLLKVVETKVCEVREDGKALVAYNSGKKINKAIEGQQKKYSVSNEFNKFMTLEVAEGTEPGDLSTAPLAEAQVVKSSFNSKGRGFSGVMKRHNFAGGPGAHGSRFHRAPGSIGMCEWPGRVQPGQKMPGHYGNAKTTVKNEVISFDAENGILVLKGAVPGPKGARGVVRIVK, encoded by the coding sequence ATGGAATATATCGTAGAAAAAATCGGCATGAGCCGTACGATCGACGTCCCCAGTGTTCCGGTCACTCTCCTGAAAGTCGTTGAGACCAAGGTCTGCGAAGTACGGGAAGACGGAAAGGCCCTGGTCGCCTACAACAGCGGCAAGAAGATCAACAAAGCGATCGAAGGCCAGCAGAAGAAGTACAGCGTCAGCAATGAATTCAACAAATTTATGACGCTGGAAGTGGCCGAGGGGACCGAGCCCGGTGATCTCAGCACCGCCCCCCTGGCCGAAGCCCAGGTCGTCAAGAGTTCCTTCAACAGCAAGGGACGCGGCTTCAGCGGGGTTATGAAGCGTCATAACTTCGCCGGAGGCCCCGGGGCACACGGTAGCCGTTTCCACCGCGCTCCCGGTTCCATCGGTATGTGCGAATGGCCCGGCCGCGTTCAGCCCGGACAGAAGATGCCCGGACACTATGGTAACGCCAAGACCACCGTTAAAAACGAAGTGATCTCCTTCGATGCCGAGAACGGCATCCTGGTGCTCAAGGGAGCCGTCCCCGGCCCCAAAGGTGCCCGTGGAGTAGTAAGGATTGTCAAATGA
- the rplD gene encoding 50S ribosomal protein L4: MSNATVIKTTDLPQAFLEVHPHNLYLYCKAYAANLRANTAQTKNRSAVSGGGKKPFAQKGGGRARQGSIRAPHFRGGGVVFGPTTDRNYTQKVNKKQKRLALMHALAEKAANEKLFVVDSVAIESGKTKDAKAFVDGFGQRDLLVVKEMIDEKTFLAFRNLQESYLIEENELNGYLAAAYHAIVMEKAVWDKLIKES, translated from the coding sequence ATGAGTAACGCAACAGTAATCAAAACGACGGATCTCCCCCAGGCGTTCCTGGAGGTACATCCTCATAACCTTTACCTCTATTGCAAAGCCTATGCGGCCAACCTGCGCGCCAACACTGCCCAGACCAAGAACCGGTCCGCAGTCAGCGGCGGCGGCAAGAAACCCTTCGCGCAGAAGGGGGGCGGTCGTGCACGTCAGGGCTCCATCCGCGCTCCCCATTTCCGGGGCGGCGGTGTGGTCTTCGGTCCCACGACCGATCGCAACTACACTCAGAAGGTCAACAAAAAGCAGAAGCGCCTGGCGCTGATGCACGCGTTGGCGGAGAAAGCGGCCAACGAAAAACTTTTCGTTGTCGACAGTGTCGCGATCGAATCGGGCAAGACCAAAGACGCCAAAGCTTTTGTCGATGGCTTCGGTCAGCGGGATCTTCTGGTGGTCAAAGAGATGATCGATGAGAAGACTTTCCTGGCTTTCCGCAACCTTCAGGAGAGCTATCTCATCGAAGAGAATGAGCTCAACGGATACCTGGCAGCTGCCTATCACGCCATCGTGATGGAAAAAGCGGTCTGGGACAAACTGATTAAAGAGAGTTAA
- a CDS encoding 50S ribosomal protein L23, which yields MADITDIKAIIYTEKTLGLQEEGVIVVQTTPRMTKNGLKEVFKEYFGIKPLKVNSMRVNGKVKRFKGVEGKRADSKKFYVKLPEDAKIESLAV from the coding sequence ATGGCAGACATTACTGATATCAAAGCAATTATCTATACGGAAAAGACTCTGGGTCTGCAGGAAGAGGGTGTCATCGTCGTTCAGACAACCCCCCGCATGACCAAGAACGGTCTGAAAGAGGTTTTCAAAGAGTATTTCGGAATCAAGCCTCTGAAAGTCAACTCGATGAGAGTCAACGGCAAGGTGAAGCGTTTCAAGGGAGTCGAGGGCAAGCGTGCCGACAGCAAGAAGTTTTATGTCAAGCTCCCCGAAGACGCCAAGATCGAAAGCTTAGCGGTATAA